Proteins from one Pseudarthrobacter sp. BIM B-2242 genomic window:
- a CDS encoding Lrp/AsnC family transcriptional regulator, with amino-acid sequence MNSLDPTDLKILLELIRDPRLQIGEIAEALGIARNTAQSRVRRLLRAGVLHSGGREVDLAAVGYDVVAFVTIEVTHRELDGVVAALRLLPQVLEVHEISGRGDVWCRVVATDTHNLQSALRQILRIKGVIRTETVLALHTHIPYRTEPLISRLAQALPGKG; translated from the coding sequence TTGAATAGTCTGGACCCCACTGATCTGAAGATCCTGCTGGAACTCATCCGCGATCCCCGCCTCCAGATCGGTGAAATCGCCGAGGCGCTGGGCATAGCCCGCAACACAGCGCAGTCGCGCGTCAGGCGCCTGCTCCGCGCCGGCGTACTCCACAGCGGCGGACGCGAGGTGGACCTCGCGGCGGTGGGCTACGACGTCGTCGCGTTCGTCACCATCGAGGTGACCCACCGGGAGCTGGACGGAGTGGTGGCGGCCCTCCGCCTGCTGCCGCAGGTTTTGGAGGTTCACGAGATTTCCGGCAGGGGCGACGTCTGGTGCCGGGTGGTGGCCACCGACACGCATAACCTGCAGTCCGCGCTCCGCCAGATCCTCCGCATCAAGGGTGTTATCCGGACCGAGACGGTGCTGGCGCTCCACACGCACATTCCCTACCGGACCGAGCCGCTCATCAGCCGCCTCGCTCAGGCTTTACCGGGCAAAGGCTAG
- a CDS encoding ABC transporter ATP-binding protein, whose translation MIEFQSVTKQYQGGHPAVDQLTMSIDKGSITVFVGPSGCGKTTSLRMINRMVEPTSGVITVDGRDVTTVPAAELRRSMGYVMQSSGLMPHRSVLDNIATVPRLNGVSKAEARKRATELLDVVGLASALGKRYPSQLSGGQQQRVGVARALAADPPILLMDEPFSAVDPVVRDELQQELLRLQQDLAKTIVFVTHDIDEATILGDKVAVFAVGGKLAQYATPEEILRAPANDFVASFVGRDRGFRHLGFTASDAVAIHPVPTLVSRAGQFDGDPDAVSDWQLVVDADMRPLGWARPGTDTDLIPGGSLFHPGDSLRRALDSALSSPSGQGVAVDGEGRVLGAIRAQEVLAVIEAARQVRQAAL comes from the coding sequence ATGATTGAGTTCCAGAGCGTTACCAAGCAGTATCAGGGCGGGCATCCTGCCGTGGACCAGCTCACCATGTCAATCGACAAAGGGTCGATCACCGTTTTTGTGGGGCCCTCGGGCTGCGGCAAAACCACGTCGCTCCGGATGATCAACCGTATGGTCGAGCCGACATCCGGGGTCATTACCGTGGACGGACGGGACGTCACCACCGTTCCTGCCGCCGAGCTGCGCCGGTCCATGGGCTACGTCATGCAGTCCTCGGGACTGATGCCGCACCGCTCCGTGCTGGACAACATCGCCACGGTGCCCCGGCTCAACGGTGTCTCCAAGGCGGAGGCCCGCAAGCGTGCAACTGAACTTCTCGACGTCGTCGGGCTGGCTTCAGCGCTCGGCAAGCGGTACCCGTCCCAGCTCTCCGGCGGCCAGCAGCAGCGCGTCGGCGTGGCACGGGCGCTCGCAGCTGACCCTCCCATCCTGCTGATGGACGAACCCTTCAGCGCCGTGGATCCGGTGGTGCGCGACGAGCTGCAGCAGGAACTCCTGCGGCTGCAGCAGGACCTCGCCAAGACCATCGTCTTCGTGACACACGATATCGACGAAGCAACCATTCTGGGCGACAAGGTGGCGGTGTTCGCCGTCGGCGGCAAGCTGGCCCAGTACGCCACACCCGAGGAAATCCTGCGTGCACCGGCCAATGACTTCGTGGCCTCCTTCGTCGGGCGGGACCGCGGCTTCCGTCACCTCGGGTTCACCGCGTCCGACGCCGTGGCAATCCACCCGGTGCCGACACTTGTGTCCCGTGCCGGGCAGTTCGACGGCGATCCCGACGCGGTGTCGGACTGGCAGCTTGTGGTGGATGCGGACATGCGGCCGCTGGGCTGGGCACGGCCCGGAACCGACACCGACCTGATCCCCGGTGGATCCCTTTTCCACCCCGGTGACTCCCTGCGGCGGGCCCTTGATTCAGCGTTGTCCTCTCCTTCCGGCCAAGGCGTAGCAGTGGATGGGGAAGGCCGGGTCCTGGGCGCCATCCGCGCACAGGAAGTCCTGGCCGTCATTGAAGCGGCCCGCCAGGTCAGGCAGGCTGCTCTCTGA
- a CDS encoding MFS transporter, whose protein sequence is MTVFSELRMRPVTAGRRGWNASTTARLVMAGAVISLLLVGANLATPLYPLLQANLGLSPLGVTAAFASYVLALVATLMLAGHWSDHIGRRAALILAVLAGLAGGWVFSQAETLLALSAGRAMQGVAVALATGASAAALRELLPSRPEWASRFTLLATAGGVAAGPVIGGLLSLLPGPTTAPYYVHSVVLAGMLVPLFLLNARPAIRPPAGPRPILVLAPRRPSVSTEARGAFWLAAGVGFLSFSVFGFCLSLAPGYFAQIVDTGSRPVIGALAGMTLGASALSQLMAVRGRFVVPAGLAVLGISVLLLAAAASWRSLPLLVAASVCAGLGQGVAFRTVFNDVAAKVEVSHHAQVISTVYVITYLGSAVPVIGLGWATSAFGLQAAVLAFVLVCCAAALTLAALTFRTARRQRTA, encoded by the coding sequence ATGACAGTTTTCAGTGAACTCCGCATGCGCCCGGTTACCGCCGGTCGCCGGGGCTGGAACGCATCCACCACCGCACGGCTGGTGATGGCCGGCGCCGTCATCTCCCTGCTGCTGGTGGGTGCAAACCTGGCCACACCCCTCTATCCGCTGCTCCAGGCAAACCTGGGACTCTCACCGCTCGGGGTTACGGCGGCGTTTGCCAGCTATGTCCTGGCACTGGTGGCCACGCTGATGCTGGCCGGCCACTGGTCGGATCATATCGGCAGGCGGGCCGCCCTTATCCTGGCCGTCCTCGCAGGCCTGGCAGGAGGCTGGGTGTTCTCACAGGCGGAGACCCTCCTGGCGCTGTCGGCCGGCCGGGCGATGCAGGGTGTAGCAGTTGCCCTGGCCACCGGCGCCAGTGCTGCCGCCTTGCGGGAGCTGCTGCCGTCCCGCCCGGAATGGGCGTCCCGTTTTACGCTGCTGGCGACGGCAGGCGGCGTGGCGGCAGGCCCCGTCATCGGCGGCCTGCTTTCCCTGCTGCCGGGACCCACCACCGCGCCGTACTACGTTCACTCGGTGGTGCTGGCCGGAATGCTTGTGCCGCTGTTCCTGTTGAACGCCCGGCCTGCCATCAGGCCACCTGCCGGACCGCGGCCCATCCTGGTCCTGGCTCCACGCCGGCCATCGGTGTCCACTGAGGCCCGGGGCGCGTTCTGGCTTGCAGCCGGTGTCGGCTTCCTGAGCTTTTCCGTATTTGGTTTCTGCCTGTCGCTGGCACCCGGCTACTTTGCCCAGATCGTGGATACGGGCTCGCGTCCGGTGATCGGCGCCCTGGCAGGGATGACGCTCGGGGCTTCGGCGCTGAGCCAGCTGATGGCGGTGCGGGGCCGCTTCGTGGTTCCGGCCGGTCTGGCGGTCCTGGGGATCTCCGTCCTGCTGCTGGCGGCAGCAGCGTCGTGGCGCAGCCTGCCGCTGCTGGTGGCGGCCAGCGTCTGTGCCGGCCTGGGGCAGGGCGTCGCCTTTCGCACCGTTTTCAACGACGTGGCGGCCAAGGTGGAGGTTTCGCACCATGCGCAGGTCATCAGCACGGTCTACGTCATCACGTACCTGGGCAGCGCGGTACCGGTCATCGGGCTGGGATGGGCAACCTCAGCGTTCGGGCTGCAGGCAGCGGTGTTGGCCTTTGTCCTGGTGTGCTGTGCAGCGGCGCTGACGCTCGCCGCCCTCACCTTCAGGACCGCCCGGCGCCAGCGGACTGCCTAG
- the corA gene encoding magnesium/cobalt transporter CorA: MTIIDNAVYVDGVRSAEPENLEQTFEVLAHHGGMAWIGLYRPTATEMAAVAAEFGLHDLAVEDAISAHQRPKLERYPDHLFTVLRPARYLDATETVEFGELHIFTGKNYVVTIRHAETAGVARVRRRLEDRPDLLRHGPEAVLYALLDMVVDDYAPVVAGLENDIDEIEDQLFSGDSTVSRRIYELAREVIQFQRAIHPLPEMMHQLKRGFEKYGVNSELQHSLRDVEDHVARVISRADSFRDLLQNALTLDGTLTANRQNEAGAEQNEQVKKISSWAAIFFAPSIVAGIYGMNFEHMPELHWTAGYPFAIGLMAGTAALMYIIFKKKGWL; encoded by the coding sequence GTGACCATCATCGATAACGCCGTATACGTGGATGGCGTCCGCAGTGCTGAACCGGAGAATCTCGAACAGACCTTCGAGGTGCTCGCCCACCATGGCGGGATGGCATGGATCGGGCTGTACAGGCCCACGGCGACGGAGATGGCAGCGGTCGCCGCCGAATTCGGACTGCATGACCTCGCGGTGGAGGACGCCATTTCAGCGCACCAGCGCCCCAAGCTGGAGCGCTATCCGGACCACCTGTTCACCGTTCTCCGTCCGGCCCGGTACTTGGATGCGACCGAAACCGTGGAGTTCGGGGAGCTGCACATCTTCACCGGCAAGAACTATGTCGTCACCATCCGCCATGCCGAAACGGCAGGGGTGGCCCGGGTGCGGCGCCGTCTGGAAGACCGCCCGGACCTGCTCCGGCACGGTCCCGAAGCCGTCCTGTATGCCCTGCTGGACATGGTGGTGGATGACTACGCGCCGGTTGTTGCCGGGCTGGAAAACGATATCGACGAGATTGAAGACCAACTGTTCAGCGGCGACAGCACAGTCTCACGCCGGATCTATGAACTGGCGCGTGAAGTCATCCAGTTCCAGCGCGCCATCCATCCCCTGCCGGAGATGATGCACCAACTTAAGCGCGGCTTCGAAAAGTATGGGGTGAATTCCGAGCTGCAACACAGCCTGCGGGACGTGGAGGACCACGTGGCCCGGGTCATTTCCCGTGCCGACTCCTTCCGCGACCTGCTGCAGAACGCCCTCACACTGGACGGGACGCTGACTGCCAACCGCCAGAACGAGGCCGGCGCTGAACAGAACGAACAGGTCAAGAAGATCTCGTCCTGGGCGGCGATCTTCTTCGCGCCGTCCATTGTGGCGGGGATATACGGCATGAATTTCGAACACATGCCCGAACTCCACTGGACTGCCGGCTACCCCTTCGCCATCGGCCTGATGGCAGGTACCGCCGCCCTGATGTACATCATCTTCAAGAAGAAGGGCTGGCTCTGA
- a CDS encoding LysR substrate-binding domain-containing protein — protein MLTDHQQLARLLPLLPILAELGRTQHVTETAELLGVPQSTVSRALSRASAVVGTELLIRDGRGVRLTAAARTLLPYIDSALTEFQAGLDLVRHESDVVRGKVSVSFQHTFGEATLPLLISAFRSRHPEAGFTLRQGSRDACLAELASGQSDLVLTAPVPAASGTIASAALYREPLRLVVHHGHPLAGRKKAGLQDIRRDPFVALEPGYGMRSLTDALFREAGFRPRIAFESQDTHTARGLVSAGLGVSILPPGGNGPGRHVSPETGNLGWVEVALESGLAYREIGLGWRRRKPGPDAEPDPVRHFRELVLQEGPGLLAGLVAARSQVAGRVGHGDGLSVG, from the coding sequence ATGCTCACCGATCATCAGCAGTTGGCCAGGCTCCTGCCGTTGCTGCCCATCCTTGCCGAGCTGGGCCGCACGCAGCACGTCACGGAAACGGCCGAACTGCTCGGAGTACCCCAGTCCACGGTGAGCCGGGCGCTGTCCAGGGCAAGCGCCGTCGTCGGAACTGAATTGCTCATCCGGGACGGACGGGGCGTGCGCCTTACTGCAGCCGCCCGGACCCTGCTGCCTTACATCGACTCGGCCCTGACGGAATTCCAGGCCGGGCTGGACCTCGTCCGGCACGAATCGGACGTCGTGCGGGGGAAGGTCTCCGTGTCCTTTCAGCACACCTTCGGCGAGGCCACCCTGCCGCTGCTCATCAGCGCGTTCCGCAGCCGCCATCCGGAAGCGGGCTTCACCCTCCGGCAGGGGTCCCGGGATGCCTGCCTCGCGGAACTTGCGTCGGGACAGTCGGACCTTGTGCTGACGGCCCCTGTGCCTGCGGCCAGCGGCACCATAGCCTCCGCGGCACTGTACCGGGAGCCGCTCCGCCTGGTGGTGCACCATGGCCACCCCCTGGCAGGCCGGAAAAAGGCGGGGCTCCAGGACATCCGCCGGGATCCCTTCGTGGCGCTGGAGCCGGGGTACGGCATGCGTTCGCTGACCGACGCGCTGTTCCGTGAAGCCGGATTCCGCCCCAGGATCGCTTTCGAAAGCCAGGACACCCACACCGCCCGCGGCCTTGTTTCCGCGGGGCTTGGCGTCAGCATCCTGCCACCCGGCGGCAACGGGCCGGGGCGTCATGTCAGCCCCGAGACGGGAAATCTTGGCTGGGTTGAGGTTGCCTTGGAATCGGGCCTGGCGTATCGCGAAATCGGGCTCGGGTGGCGCCGCCGGAAGCCAGGTCCGGATGCGGAACCTGATCCCGTGAGGCATTTCCGGGAGCTGGTCCTGCAGGAAGGGCCCGGGCTGCTGGCAGGCCTGGTGGCAGCGCGCTCGCAGGTTGCCGGGCGCGTGGGACACGGCGACGGCCTTTCAGTAGGCTGA
- a CDS encoding N-acetylglucosamine kinase — protein MTDTEHSQASSSGIQPDDGGGTKPVSPSVAGIIIGLDIGGTKTRGVRFEDGVAVADQSAGSANVQNVTPEQAALNLADLFARIGGGSVSQVYAGAGGIDTDDDAAALAALIEPHVPGAKVTVVHDSRLLLAAGGASTGVAVIAGTGSAAWGRNGAGEEARAGGWGYLLGDEGSGYWLGREAVRHSLRRMNQGLPVDQLTAALLAACGVDHPNRLIALFHSPETGRRFWAQQARLVVDAAAAGHEASQVLLDQAGKDLADLASQALRKLGIEGPVILGSGLGMNVVPLQDAFRKYLAAAGITDVSVLDRDPVFGVLQLVKDPSGS, from the coding sequence GTGACTGATACCGAGCACTCCCAGGCCTCATCTTCCGGAATCCAGCCCGACGACGGCGGCGGGACCAAACCAGTTTCCCCCTCCGTGGCGGGCATCATCATCGGCCTGGACATCGGCGGCACCAAGACGCGCGGCGTCCGGTTCGAGGATGGCGTGGCCGTGGCGGACCAGTCAGCCGGCAGCGCCAACGTCCAGAACGTAACCCCCGAGCAAGCGGCGTTGAACCTCGCCGACCTGTTCGCCCGGATCGGCGGCGGCAGCGTGTCGCAGGTGTATGCGGGAGCGGGGGGCATCGATACCGACGACGACGCTGCCGCCCTCGCTGCGCTGATCGAGCCTCATGTGCCGGGCGCAAAAGTCACGGTGGTCCATGATTCGAGGCTGCTGCTCGCGGCCGGCGGCGCCAGCACCGGTGTTGCCGTGATTGCCGGGACGGGTTCTGCGGCCTGGGGCCGGAATGGTGCAGGGGAGGAGGCCCGGGCCGGAGGCTGGGGCTACCTGCTCGGTGATGAGGGGAGCGGATACTGGCTGGGCCGTGAGGCGGTCAGGCACAGCCTGCGCCGTATGAACCAGGGGCTCCCGGTCGATCAGCTCACGGCCGCGCTGCTTGCAGCCTGCGGAGTTGACCACCCCAACAGGCTGATCGCACTCTTCCACTCCCCGGAGACCGGCCGCCGGTTCTGGGCCCAGCAGGCCCGCCTGGTGGTGGATGCAGCCGCTGCAGGGCACGAAGCCAGCCAGGTGCTGCTCGACCAGGCCGGCAAGGATCTCGCGGATCTCGCCTCGCAGGCACTCCGGAAACTGGGAATCGAGGGCCCGGTCATCCTGGGCAGCGGGCTGGGCATGAATGTGGTCCCGCTTCAGGATGCCTTCCGGAAGTACCTCGCGGCTGCCGGCATCACCGACGTCAGCGTCCTCGACAGGGATCCGGTGTTTGGCGTCCTGCAACTGGTCAAGGATCCGTCCGGTTCGTGA
- a CDS encoding MFS transporter has protein sequence MPHNAAAPGSTAVHRNSWEGHPKGSAAYGKILAGLAFAGVATFAQLYSTQAVLPLIATDLHITAAEAALTISLATVGLAVTVIPWSFLADRIGRVKAMTWGISAATVLGLVVPLAPSFGMLLALRLLEGMALGGIPAIAIAYLNEEVNRAHAAMAAGSYVAGTTLGGLAGRLVAGPAGELWGWRTAALAVSLLATVSAVLFLILIPKARGFTATKAAGLRGAFATLGGHLRNPRLLALYVQAFLMMGGFVAVYNYLGFRLSAEPFLLPATLISLIFLAYLSGTLTSRWAGGLTARFGRRTVLLAGLVLMAAGLALTLTQLLALILAGLVIFTGGFFAAHSIGSGWTGSIATTGRAQAASLYNLAYYLGSSVIGWAGGLVFQAWGWTALGLAIVVLAGITAVTVAVVHPPRKSETPAPL, from the coding sequence ATGCCACATAATGCCGCCGCGCCCGGTTCCACCGCGGTCCACCGGAATAGCTGGGAAGGCCACCCCAAAGGCTCCGCCGCCTACGGCAAGATCCTGGCCGGGCTGGCCTTCGCGGGGGTAGCGACGTTCGCCCAGTTGTACTCCACCCAGGCGGTCCTGCCACTCATTGCCACCGATCTCCACATCACGGCGGCAGAGGCAGCGCTGACCATCTCGCTCGCCACAGTAGGCCTGGCAGTCACCGTCATTCCCTGGTCCTTCCTCGCGGACAGGATAGGCCGGGTCAAAGCCATGACCTGGGGCATATCGGCAGCAACAGTTCTGGGACTCGTGGTCCCGCTGGCCCCCAGTTTCGGCATGCTGCTCGCCCTCCGGCTGCTGGAGGGAATGGCCCTGGGCGGAATCCCGGCGATCGCCATCGCCTACCTGAACGAGGAAGTGAACCGCGCGCATGCTGCCATGGCGGCCGGCAGCTACGTTGCCGGCACCACCCTGGGCGGATTGGCCGGCAGGCTCGTGGCAGGCCCGGCAGGTGAGCTGTGGGGCTGGCGGACTGCCGCCCTGGCAGTGTCCTTGCTGGCAACGGTATCTGCCGTCCTTTTCCTGATCCTGATTCCCAAGGCCAGAGGGTTCACCGCCACGAAAGCTGCCGGGCTCCGCGGCGCCTTCGCCACGCTCGGCGGCCACCTGCGCAACCCCCGGCTCTTGGCCCTCTACGTCCAGGCATTCCTGATGATGGGCGGCTTTGTGGCCGTCTATAACTACCTGGGCTTCCGCCTGTCCGCCGAACCCTTTCTGCTGCCGGCAACCCTGATCAGCCTCATCTTTCTCGCCTACCTGTCCGGAACCCTTACCTCGCGGTGGGCGGGCGGGCTGACGGCACGCTTTGGCCGGCGGACCGTCCTGCTGGCGGGCCTCGTCCTGATGGCGGCGGGTCTGGCCCTGACGCTCACGCAGTTGCTCGCCCTGATCCTGGCAGGCCTGGTGATCTTCACCGGCGGGTTCTTTGCCGCCCACAGCATCGGGTCAGGGTGGACCGGCAGCATTGCCACAACCGGCCGCGCCCAGGCGGCATCCCTGTACAACCTTGCGTACTATCTGGGCTCAAGTGTCATCGGCTGGGCCGGCGGCCTTGTTTTCCAGGCCTGGGGCTGGACGGCACTCGGCTTGGCCATCGTGGTCCTGGCAGGCATCACGGCGGTGACAGTCGCCGTCGTACATCCCCCCAGGAAAAGTGAGACGCCCGCCCCGCTCTGA
- a CDS encoding pirin family protein: MTNLEVAPAEELCPPAAADGTSGPCLQLWPQREVPLGGVRAMNVQRTLPQRGLPTIGAWCFLDSFGPDRTAMSVLPHPHTGLQTVTWPLAGTIRHRDSVGSDVVVRPGELNIMTAGRGVSHSEFAVLPDPDDGGLLPLQRGLQLWVALPDGERHREPAFEQHRDLPTATGPGFTATVMVGEFAGAVSPATMYSPIVGAEVSCEGRVDLPLDADFEHAVLVLDGGLTLDGQDVPPGPLGYLGAGRSALVLDALPGTRFLLIGGEPFQEELLMWWNFVGRTHDEVEQAREDWEAQAALADDEARGARYGLVEGHGPDAGAEAGRIPAPPMPAVRLAPRRRSPGP, from the coding sequence GTGACGAACTTGGAAGTGGCACCAGCAGAGGAACTATGTCCGCCCGCCGCAGCTGACGGGACGTCAGGCCCTTGCCTTCAGCTGTGGCCCCAGCGTGAAGTTCCGCTGGGCGGTGTACGGGCCATGAATGTCCAGCGCACCCTCCCGCAGCGCGGCCTGCCCACTATCGGTGCGTGGTGCTTCCTGGACAGTTTCGGACCGGACCGCACCGCCATGTCAGTACTCCCCCACCCGCACACCGGACTGCAGACGGTCACCTGGCCGCTCGCGGGGACCATCCGGCACCGGGACAGCGTGGGCAGCGACGTGGTGGTCCGGCCCGGGGAACTGAACATCATGACCGCCGGGCGCGGCGTTTCGCACTCCGAGTTTGCGGTCCTGCCGGATCCCGACGACGGCGGGCTGCTGCCGCTGCAGAGGGGACTTCAGCTCTGGGTTGCGCTGCCTGACGGTGAACGCCACCGGGAGCCCGCGTTCGAGCAGCACCGGGATCTGCCGACGGCAACAGGGCCGGGCTTCACTGCCACCGTGATGGTGGGCGAATTCGCGGGTGCCGTATCACCGGCCACCATGTATTCCCCTATCGTGGGGGCCGAGGTTTCCTGCGAGGGCCGGGTGGACCTGCCCCTGGACGCGGACTTCGAACATGCCGTCCTGGTGCTCGACGGCGGGCTGACGCTGGACGGGCAGGACGTTCCGCCAGGTCCGCTGGGCTACCTGGGCGCGGGACGGTCGGCGCTCGTCCTGGACGCCCTGCCGGGCACACGGTTCCTCCTCATCGGCGGCGAGCCGTTCCAGGAGGAGCTGCTGATGTGGTGGAACTTCGTGGGCCGCACCCATGATGAGGTGGAGCAGGCCCGCGAGGATTGGGAAGCGCAGGCGGCGCTGGCCGACGATGAGGCCCGGGGGGCCCGCTACGGGCTTGTCGAAGGACACGGACCTGATGCAGGCGCCGAAGCGGGCCGTATCCCGGCTCCCCCGATGCCGGCAGTCAGGCTCGCCCCGAGGCGGCGGTCACCCGGTCCCTGA
- a CDS encoding ABC-F family ATP-binding cassette domain-containing protein — MSLIRLNDVNVSFDNTQVLREAFFKLEAGDRVGLIGKNGSGKSTILKLIQGQIAPDAGTVAVELGTRTAYFSQFSELNGESTILEVLDGLFAHVKQIEAELAHIDETIAADSSDAARLDELIHRQSELFEAMDRLDGWDYARSIDKVLTTLGFSDHHRTCAIDELSGGWRNRAALAKILLEAPDVLLLDEPTNYLDVAGVEWLEGWFRTFKGAAIIVSHDRKFLDSVVTRIIEVENFHLHEYPGNFAEYVVAKQFRLKSLESQFVHESELLAFEAEGISDRREAAKAAGKGLANQLARIKKSRTPRPVDQIITEIYGGLYVKDVLCRVESLSKAYGGRTLFSGLSFEIGRGHRIAVIGANGSGKTTLLRALTGEEPADSGTVAWAKGAGMVSYNQVLAELDDADTVTHAVNAMPDSLALTATKKSVNRFLAMFQFSEADLKQRIGNLSGGQRARVAMAQCLLSGASVLLLDEPTNHLDLSSTQVMERALLHFPGAVVVVSHDRFFTDKIANRRLVFSAAESGHGAVALQAS; from the coding sequence ATGAGTTTGATCCGGCTGAATGACGTCAACGTCAGCTTCGACAACACCCAGGTACTCCGCGAAGCCTTCTTCAAACTTGAGGCCGGAGACAGGGTGGGGCTGATCGGGAAGAACGGATCCGGCAAGTCCACCATCCTCAAGCTGATCCAGGGCCAGATTGCCCCCGATGCCGGAACAGTCGCCGTCGAGCTCGGAACCAGGACAGCCTACTTTTCCCAGTTCTCGGAGCTCAACGGCGAATCCACCATCCTGGAGGTCCTGGACGGACTGTTCGCCCACGTCAAGCAGATCGAAGCCGAGCTGGCCCATATAGATGAAACCATCGCCGCTGACTCCTCCGACGCCGCCCGCCTGGATGAGCTGATCCACCGCCAGTCAGAGCTCTTTGAGGCCATGGACCGGCTCGATGGCTGGGACTACGCACGCAGCATCGACAAAGTCCTGACTACCCTGGGATTCAGCGACCATCACCGCACCTGCGCCATCGACGAACTGTCCGGCGGCTGGCGCAACCGGGCCGCCCTGGCAAAGATCCTGCTCGAAGCCCCGGACGTGCTGCTGCTGGATGAACCCACGAACTACCTGGACGTGGCCGGCGTCGAATGGCTGGAAGGCTGGTTCCGGACGTTTAAGGGTGCCGCGATCATCGTCTCGCATGACCGGAAGTTCCTGGACTCCGTTGTCACCCGGATCATCGAGGTGGAGAACTTCCACCTGCATGAGTACCCGGGGAATTTTGCCGAGTACGTGGTGGCCAAGCAGTTCCGGCTCAAGAGCCTTGAGAGCCAGTTTGTGCATGAGTCCGAACTGCTTGCCTTCGAGGCAGAGGGCATTTCCGACCGCCGCGAGGCAGCCAAGGCAGCCGGCAAGGGACTGGCAAACCAGCTTGCCAGGATCAAGAAGAGCAGGACGCCCCGGCCCGTTGACCAGATCATCACGGAGATCTATGGAGGCCTCTACGTCAAAGACGTCCTGTGCCGCGTGGAATCACTGAGTAAGGCCTACGGCGGCAGGACACTGTTCAGCGGCCTCAGTTTCGAAATCGGGCGGGGCCACAGGATCGCCGTCATCGGGGCCAACGGCAGCGGCAAGACCACACTGCTCCGCGCGCTGACGGGCGAGGAACCGGCAGACTCGGGCACCGTGGCATGGGCCAAAGGTGCGGGAATGGTCTCCTACAACCAGGTCCTGGCCGAACTGGACGACGCCGATACCGTCACCCATGCGGTCAACGCGATGCCGGACAGCCTGGCCCTGACGGCGACGAAAAAGTCCGTCAACAGGTTCCTGGCGATGTTCCAGTTCTCCGAAGCAGACCTCAAGCAGCGGATCGGCAACCTTTCGGGTGGCCAGCGTGCCCGGGTGGCCATGGCCCAGTGCCTGCTCTCGGGCGCCTCCGTACTCCTGCTTGATGAGCCCACCAACCACCTCGACCTCTCCAGCACCCAGGTTATGGAGCGCGCACTGCTGCATTTCCCGGGCGCGGTGGTGGTGGTCAGTCACGACCGCTTCTTCACGGACAAGATTGCCAACCGCCGGCTTGTTTTCAGTGCTGCCGAGTCGGGCCACGGCGCCGTCGCCCTGCAGGCCAGCTGA
- a CDS encoding DUF1761 domain-containing protein, translating to MDWLSHISQINWLAVLLAFVSTMLIGFVWYMPAVLGNRWMAAIGKTEEDLKNIEGGPGIWVPMMVAAALTAVLLAVLISKLGLDTAVAGGLFALVLALVFRAGGHVIHNGFAGRPAAVTFIDSGHDVLAMTVAGAIIGAMS from the coding sequence ATGGATTGGCTCTCACACATTTCACAGATCAACTGGCTCGCCGTACTTTTAGCCTTCGTTTCGACCATGCTCATCGGCTTTGTCTGGTACATGCCTGCAGTCCTGGGTAATCGGTGGATGGCAGCCATTGGCAAGACTGAAGAGGACCTCAAGAACATCGAGGGCGGCCCGGGAATCTGGGTTCCCATGATGGTGGCCGCCGCGCTGACCGCAGTCCTGCTTGCTGTGCTGATCAGCAAGCTCGGACTGGACACTGCCGTGGCAGGCGGCCTTTTCGCCCTGGTGCTGGCACTGGTGTTCCGCGCCGGCGGCCATGTCATCCACAACGGGTTCGCCGGAAGGCCAGCGGCCGTTACGTTTATTGATTCCGGGCACGACGTGCTCGCCATGACGGTGGCCGGTGCCATTATCGGAGCCATGTCCTGA
- a CDS encoding Lrp/AsnC family transcriptional regulator, producing the protein MSTNPKNIRPGSHFEPLDAIDERLLAALVDDARISNKQLAELVGIAPSTALMRTRALSERGIVQGFEAKLSLSAIGRSVQALVAVRLRAHDRDQIDRFTARVPHLPAVLSTFHTSGSVDYLLHIAVGSTEDLRDWVLDNLATDPVVGHTETTLVFEHIQGNHGPLPE; encoded by the coding sequence ATGAGCACCAACCCCAAAAACATCCGGCCGGGCAGCCACTTCGAACCGCTGGACGCCATTGATGAGCGGCTTCTGGCCGCCTTGGTGGACGATGCCAGGATCTCTAACAAACAGCTCGCTGAACTGGTGGGCATCGCCCCGTCCACCGCGCTGATGCGGACCCGCGCCCTGTCCGAGCGCGGCATCGTGCAGGGCTTTGAAGCCAAGCTCAGCCTCTCGGCAATCGGCAGGTCGGTCCAGGCCCTCGTGGCTGTCCGGCTCCGGGCCCACGACCGGGACCAGATCGATCGTTTTACCGCACGCGTGCCGCACCTGCCAGCGGTTCTCTCCACGTTCCACACATCAGGTTCCGTGGACTACCTGCTGCATATCGCCGTCGGAAGCACCGAGGACCTGAGGGACTGGGTGCTCGACAACCTCGCCACCGACCCCGTGGTGGGCCACACCGAAACCACCCTCGTCTTCGAGCACATCCAGGGCAACCACGGCCCGCTGCCGGAGTAG